The following nucleotide sequence is from Ferruginibacter lapsinanis.
AAATGATAAGGTAGCAGATGAATTAATGGGTGTTGCTTACGACAATGGCATTAATTTTTTTGATAATGCAGAGGTATACGCTTTAGGCGAAAGTGAGAAAATGATGGGGAGAGTGTTGAAAAAGAAAAAATGGGATCGAACAAGCTATACCGTTAGTAGCAAAGCTTTTTGGGGTTGGAGGGGAAAAGAAAATAAACCCAATCAGACGGGATGCAGTCGTAAACATTTGATAGAAGCATGCGATGAGGCGCTGCAGCGTTTACAGGTAGATTATTTAGATATGTATTTCTGCCATAGGCCAGACAAGAACACACCTGTTGAAGAAACTGTTTGGGCCATGAATCACCTGATACAACAAGGTAAAATAATGTATTGGGGAACCAGTGAATGGAGTGGCGTTGAGATCATGGAAGCGCATACCGCAGCACAACATTACCGACTGATCGGTCCTACAATGGAACAGTCGCAATACAATTTATTTGAACGGAACAAAATAGAAAATGAATTTCTGCAGATATTCAAGAACGTAGGCTTAGGCACTACCATCTGGAGCCCGCTTGCATCAGGGCTTTTGAGTGGTAAGTATAATGATGGCATACCTAAAAACAGTCGGTTTGCTTTACAAGGTTTTGACTGGCTAAAGGATAGATGGGTGGCAGATGATAAATTAAAAAAAGTTAAAAAACTGAGTGAGCTGGCGGCTAAGATGGGAGTTAGTACCGCAGCATTAAGTATTGCCTGGTGTATTAAAAATCCGAATGTAAGCACTGCTATTTTAGGGGCAACAAAAAAACAGCAACTGCTAGATAATTTAAAAGCATTAGATGTATTACCCTTGCTTACGCCTGACGTATTGGAAAAAATAGAAACAATTATGAAAACAAAACCGGTACTACCCGAATTTTAAAATGAGTCAGATTATTATCTACGGCATTCCCAATTGCGATACCATAAAAAAGACATTGGATTGGTTCAAACAACATAATGTTGAATATAAGTTTCACGATTATAAAAAATCCGGTATTACAAAAGAAAAACTGAAACAATGGTGTAAGCAGGTAGGCTGGGAAACAATATTGAATAAAAAGAGCAGCACATGGCGGGGACTTACGCCAGGGGAGCAGGCTAAAATCACCACACAGGCAGCCGCAATAGAGTTAATAGCAGCAAATACAAGTATTATAAAACGTCCGGTAATTGAAAATAATACCCAAATCAGTATAGTTGGATTTGACGTAATAAAATACAATGAACTATTTTTGTAAATCTTACTAAAGAGATATTTTACATTAACCGTCAAAAAATAAACAATGAAACGTAACGCAACTGCCGTTTGGAACGGCTCCGGTAAAGAAGGCAATGGTCATCTAACCACACAAAGCACCACATTGAACAAAACACAATATTCTTTCAATTCCCGTTTTGCAGATGGCGTAGGTACTAATCCCGAAGAATTAGTAGCAGCCGCACATGCCGGATGTTTCAGTATGAAATTGAGTTTTGTTTTGGGAGCTGCAGGTTTTACTCCTGATGTAATCGAAACAAAATGCGACATTACTTTGGAAGAAGGCACCATTACCAATTCTCATTTAACGGTAGCCGCTAAAATACCCGGTATCAATCAGGAACAATTTGAAGCAGCAGTAGCTGATGCAAAAACAAATTGTCCGATATCTAAATTATTGAATACTAATATTACTCACGAAGCTGTATTAGGATAAAAGTTGAAAAGGTTTAAAACGTTTAACATCAAACGTTTTAAACCTTTTTTAATGCATCGCCTCCGACAGGTCTATCTTCGCTTTTTTATTTCCTTTTACTACCAGCACAAACGGAACACAGATCAAAAACAGAATACCTAGGTAAAGAAATACATCCATGTATGAAAGTACTGCCGCCTGTTTAGTTACAATGTGATCCATTGCAGTGTAACTACTTTTCAACGCTTGTTCTGAAGGTATTCCTTTATTCATAAAATTATGCTGCATACCCTGGATCCTTTGTTGTACCGCAGGGCTATTTACATCCAGATTACTGATGAGCGCATTTCTATGAACCATATTCTGACGAGACATGAATGTAGTAATCAATGCCACACCAAAAGAACCTCCCAGTTGTCGCATCATACCAGTGAATGCTGCACCTTGTCCAATCTCCTGCCCCTTAAGTGTAGACAGAGATAAAGCAGTAATGGGTATAAATAACATACCTAATCCAACACCTCTTACGATCAGCATCCAAAAGAAATTACTTGAATCTGTATCAGGCGTTAAAATAGAATAACCCCAAAAAGTAAATATCGAAAATGCGATCATACCTGCAGCTACCAGGTATTGTTGGGGCACACCTTTTTGCAATAGTTTACCAATGATCGGCATCATCACTGCAGTAGTAAGCGCTGCCGGAACCATCAACATACCAGCCTGCTGTGCTGTCCAACCCAAAATAGACTGTGTATATAATGGTATGATAAAGGTTGAGCCATATAACCCAAATCCCATGATAAATGAAAGGATGGTACCAACTCTCAGATTCCCGTTTTTCAACACACGTAACTCAACTATCGGGTTCTTAAATCTCAATTCTCTCCATATAAAAAAATATAATCCAAGTGCTGCAGCAACTGCCAGATACAAGATCGTACTGCTGTTAAACCAATCGTCATCCTGCCCTTTTTCTAGTACGTATTGCAAAGAACCCACTGTGATTGCTAGTAAACCAATGCCCAACCAGTCAATATCTGCTGCTTTACTTTTTTCGCCATATTTAGGACTGCGAACATACTGTAGCGTTAGTAATGTTGCTACCACGCCTAAAGGAATGTTGATATAGAAAATATAAGGCCATGAGGCATGGTCAACAATAAACCCACCTAAAGGGGGGCCAAGCGTAGGGCCAATAATAACACCTAAACCGTAGATGGCCTGGGCCATACTTCTTTTCTCCGGTGGATAGCTTTCGGTGATAATTGTTTGTGAAGTAACTAACAATGCTCCGCCACCAACACCTTGTAAAAAACGGAAAGCCACCAACTCCCAGATGCCTGTTGCATTACCACATAAAAATGAACAGACAGTAAAAAGAATAATAGAAGCTGCGAAATAATTCCTTCGTCCAAATTGTACAGATAACCAACTGGTCATAGGAACAATGATCACGTTACCAATTGCATAAGCAGTAATAACCCAACCAACTTCTGTAAGTGTAGCCCCCAGCGTTCCACGCATGTCGTTTAATGCCACATTCACAATAGTGGTATCTACAATTTCAAGCAAAGCACATAGTATAGCCGTGATCGTTATGATCACACGTCTTCCTCCATACTCCACCAATGATTCCATTTGTTGCATATTGAATTGCCCCCATCTCCGCCGTGGCGGATATTTAATTTTTTTAATTATGTACCAAACTGCATCACTTTACTCCCCTTCAGTGGCGTCATGCATTTGCCGATGTTAAATCGGCATCCCGAATTTATTTCGGGACTTGTACATTTTTTCTATGTTCATCAAAACGTCAAAGTGTTATATTCTTCCCGGTTCCCTCTTTAGGGGGCGGCTGGGGTGTTTATAAATGCACATCCACCGCTACATTCATACCAGGTCTTAATTCTTTTACCAAAGAATCTGTATGATTATTAAATTCTATTTTAACAGGTAAACGTTGTACTACTTTTACAAAATTTCCACTGGCATTATCAGGAGGTAGCAAAGCAAAGCGGCTGCCTGTTGCAGGAGAAAAAGATGTTAATGTGGCTTCAAAAGGATGACTCGGAAATGCATCAACATGTACGGTTACCTTTTGACCGATACGCATTTTTTCGAATTGCGTTTCTTTGAAATTTGCAACTACCCACACATCATTACTCAATACAATACTGAACAATGATTGTCCTTGTTGTACCAGTTGCCCTTCCTGCACATTTACTTTTGATACCAATCCACTTTCCTGGGCAACCACTACAGCATACGAAAGATTTAATTTAGCTTCTGCAACTTCTACTTCTTTTTGTTTAATAACAGCTCCTGCTACATTTATTTGAGAAGAGGTGGCATTGCTTTGAGAAGCGACTGCATTGGTTTGTTGCGATACCTGGTTCTTTTGTTGTACCAATATCTGTAACTGACGTTCAGCAGTTTGTTTGGCAGCATCTGCCTGTTCAAATTGTTGTTGAGTAATAGAATGATCTTTTATCAGGTTAGCATATCTGTTATAGTCCTGTGTAGTACGCCATACATTTACTTTGGCTGCTTCTATTTGCGCATCTACAGTGTATACACCCGCTTGTGCACTGGTAATATTTGATTTAGACGCATTGGTTGTTGCTTGAGCTGCACCTAAATTACTTTGTGCGGTTGCTAATGCGGCTTCCGCCTGTTGTAGTTTTAAGGCAAGATCTCTATCGTCTAAAATTAAAAGAGTATCCCCTTTTTTTACGATCTGATTATCTTTTACACGTACTTCTTTTACATAACCACCTACTCTTGGAATTACAGGGCTTATGTTCGCTTCTATCTGAGCATCATCAGTTTCTTCGTGATGTTTGGCGTGCTGATATTTGGTTAATCCAAACCAGGTGCCACCAATTACAAGCAAGGCCAAAACTATGATAAAGGTTTTGTTGCTTTTTTTGGGAGCTCCGTTCTTTTGGTTATTCCCATTAGTTTCATTAGTATTCTGTGCCATAATTATATTTTTATTGATTTTATTCTGAGTATTTATTTTGCGTCATTTAAAATTCCAGCGGCCTGCAATAACCTGTTGTATGCCAAAAACGAATCCGCTTTTGCATTGGTTACACTTAATTTTGCTTGCAGCAATGCAACATCTGCGTCTAACAATTCAGTTGTAGTAGACAATGCATTATCATATTTGTTTTTGGTGATGCGGTAATTTTCGGTAGCCTGCAACACTGATTTTTCGTACACTTCGATCTTTTTTACACTTACCAGGTAGTTTTGGTACGTTTGATTGATCTGCAAACGAATATTGTCATTCAGTATATCCTTGTTGGCTTCTACTTGTTTTATTCTTGCTTCTGCCTGTTGAATTTTTGTTTTGTTCTTCCATAGTGATGCAATATTGTACTTAACACCAACACCGACATTTACAGCATTATAAACGGTTAAAAACTTTGGAATATCTGCAGCAACATATCCTGCGGTTAAAGCAATAGAAGGGTATCGGTCACTTTTAGCAATTTTAATTCCGAGGTCTGCAGCTTTTTTTCTTAATGCGATAGCATTGATGTCTTTACGGTTTTGTATAGCATCCTGCTCATATTCATCAATGGTTTTAATGGTAGTGGGTAATTCCAATCCGGTTTTGTCAGGAATCAATATTGTTTGCTCTGGTAATCCCATCATGATGTTCATGTTTACACACGCCACTTTGTAATTACTTTCCGCATCCAACAATGTCAGTTCAATATTCGAGGATTGTAATTCAACTTTTAGCAGATCATTTCTTGGGATCAAACCATTTCTTTCAAGATTGGTAAAATCTTTTACTCTTTGTTGAGATTGCTCCAGGTTTTCCTTCACCAAACTAATAGCCTGGTGCGCTTTAAATAGATTGATACAGGCATTTACAATATTAAATACCACCGCATCATGATCGTTGTCGGCATCTAACTTAATAGCCTGCTCAAGATATTGTGCTGATTGAATACCGTATTTTAATTTGCCTCCTGTGTATAATGGAAGCGATGCGTTAAGCATACCATACATTGCCTGGTTAACATTTGGCCCGCCGCTCCCGCCACTGGTATCAGAACCACCTTTAAGATTAATGACCGGTTTGATTGGTAAATACAAATAAGATGCACTTACGCTTGCTTCGGGTAATCGATGCTCTTCAGCTTCTTTTACATTAGCGGCGGCTTCCCGGATTTTAGCCTCATTTAATTTTAACAACTTGCTGTTTTTTAAACCCAGATCAACTGCTTCATGCAAGGTGATATTTCTTGTTTCCTGTGCCGACAAAGATTGCAGGCTCAGGAAACTGATGGAGAGTATTATTAATTTATGCTTCATGAGTTAATGTTGCTTTGAAAATGAATTTTAATTGAGTGCTGAGTTTTTTCTTTATCAATTTTTGAAATTGTTCATCAGGCATATCCTGAAGATTATTGATTTCCCGATAAAACCGTTGGGTGGCGATCATATGGGTTACAGTGCCAACCAATACAGCCATCAGCATGGGAACATCAATATTTTTTGCAAATTCACCGGTTTTTTGCCCTTCATGTATGAGCTGTTTTACCAGCTGTTGATTTTGTTTTTTGAAATGATGGATCAGCTCATGTGTAACGCCTCTTTTATTAGTTACCTGTTCACTCATCATGATCTTATGAAAACATTGCTGGTTTTGAAATTTATTGATATAATAATCAATGAGTACGTTCACTTTTTCTAATGTTGAGAGTTCTTTATTGTGCAGAATGTCTTCCAGTTTTTTGGCTGAATCCATAGCTCGGTGAGTAAACAGTGCTTCCAGTAATTTTTCTTTGGATCCAAAATAATAGGATATCATCGCTACATTGACACTGGCTTCATCAGCAATATCTCTGACAGAAGTTCCATCAAAACCCTTGTCTGCAAAGAGCTTTTCTGCCGTTTGAATGATTTGTAATTGCTTTTCGTTGTATTCCATGGTTGTTGTTTAAAACACAAAGTTAAACAAACGTTTAATATTAATCAAACATTTGTTTAATTTTTTTGTTTAACTTGCAGCTTAAATAAACAGTTGTAAAATTTTGTTTATTTATATTGTATTATTCTTTAAATACTTTTTTATGATAGCACAGAATAAAGTTTGGTTCATTACAGGTGTATCATCAGGCTTGGGCCGTCACCTGGCTGAAGAAGTGGCAAAATCCGGAAATATTGTTATTGGAACTGTAAGAAAGCAGGAACAATTAGCCGGAATAAATGATCTGTTAAAAGGGAAAACCTTTGGTTATTTACTAGATGTAAATGATCATCAGCAGGTAAATGAAACAATACATGCGGTAGTAAATGAATTCGGACAAATTGATGTACTGGTTAATAATGCAGGATACGGTTTAATGGGAGCGATCGAAGAAACATCCATGGAAGAGGCAAGGGCACAAATGGAAACAAATTTCTTTGGTGCGTTGGCGGTTACCCAGGCGGTGTTGCCTGTGATGCGTAAACAAGGATCAGGTCATATCGTTCAGATCTCATCGCAAGCAGGAATTTCGGCCAACCACGGACTGGGCATTTATAATGCCAGTAAGTTTGCTTTGGAAGGTTTCAGCGAAGCTTTATATAAAGAAGTATTGCCATTGGGTATAAAAGTTACCTTGGTAGAGCCTGGTCCTTTCAGAACAGAATGGGCGGGAGCATCTATGAAGTTTGCCGAAAAAACGATTGAAGCATATGCAGATACCGCCGGAAGGTTAAAGCAGTACATTCAAAGTATCAGTGGCAATCAACCGGGTGATCCGATAGCAGGGGCACATTCAATCATGAAAATTGTAGCTGCAGAAAACCCTCCACTAAGATTAGCGTTAGGTAAACTTGCGGTAGAGACTTTAAGAAAAAAAGCAGATTGGATAAAACAGGAAGTGGCAGATTGGGAAAAGGTGTCTGCAGATGCGGATTATAAAAACTAATAATAGTCTGACCTTTGGTCCGGTCAAATTGTTTAGATTTGGTAAAACATCTTGCCATGTCATTTAAAAACAAAACAGTTTTAATTACAGGAGCTTCTCGTGGAATTGGCAAAGCTATTGGCTTACGCCTTGCTGCCGAAGGTGCTAATATTGTAATTGCCAGTAAAAGTGTAGAAGAAAATCCCAAATTGGGAGGCACCATTTTTTCTGCTGCCGCAGAAATGGAAGCTGCAGGAGGGAAGGCATTGGCTGTGCAATGTGATATACGTTTTGAAGACCAGATTCAGCAGGTTGTTGACAAAACAAAGGAAACCTTCGGTGGTTTAGATATTCTTATTAATAACGCCTCTGCTATTAATTTATCTAATACTGAAACAGTGGATCCAAAGCGGTATGATCTGATGTATGATATTAATGTAAGAGGAACTTTTATGGTAAGCAGAGCCTGTATACCATTGTTAAAAAAAGGCACGAATGCACATATCCTTACATTGTCTCCTCCAATAAATATGGATATGAAATGGTTTGCTAACCATCTTGCCTACACGATAAGTAAGTACAATATGAGTATGATTGCGTTGGGATTGGCAGCGGAACTTAAAAAATATGCTATTGCAGCTAATGCATTGTGGCCACGTACTACGATTGCTACAGCCGCAGTGCAGAATTTATTAGGTGGAGAAGCCTTAATGAAAATGAGTCGTACACCAGATATCATTGCAGATGCTGCGTACTATATTTTATCAAAACCATCTGCAATATGTACTGGGAATACTTTTATTGATGAAGAAGTACTTGCAAAAGAAGGGATTACAGACCTCGGTAAGTATAGCGTAACTCCCGGAGGGCAGTTGTATACAGATCTGTTTGTGTAACAGTATCTTGTTAAATAATTTCTAATATCCACTGTTTTTTGATGAACGGCGATTACTTAAGCTGTAGTAAAATTATCTTCGTCGGGTAAAGGTCTGCCGGGAAAAGACGTTGCCAATTCAATCGACTTATTTGATGCTTACTAAAATATACACTTTATTGTTTTGTGCTATTCTGACTGCCGGAGTTTATGGTCAGACAGTAAAGAGAGAGTTGAAGATAACTCGTATAGTTAATTCCATAAAAATCGATGCAGAATTAGATGAAACAGATTGGAGCAATGCTCAAATAGCCACTCATTTTATTGAATTACGTCCCACACCATTCAGGCAGGAAGATTCTGCCAATGCCACTAAAATATATTTATTGTATAAAAATGATGGGATCTATATTGGTGGATATTGCCATGAAAGAAATAAAGACAGCATAGCTGCTGAATTGTCTGGAAGAGACGGTTTTGGTAACAATGATTTTGTCGGAGTTATTTTTGATACTTACTATGATAGGTTGAATGGCTTTGAGTATTTCATTACTCCGTTGGGCGAGCAATGGGATGCAAAAATGTCGTCAGGAGGTAATGAGGATTTTAGTTGGAATGCGGTATGGAAGAGTGCTGCAAAATTGCAAAAAGACGGATGGAGCTTCGAAATGTTTTTGCCATATTCAGCTATACGTTTTGGAAAAAAACAACAACAGGACTGGGGATTTAATGTGGTACGTCGCCGGCAAAAATCTGGTCAGCAATTATTCTGGCAACCTATTGATCCTACAGTAAATGGGTTCTTATCACAAGAAGGATTATTAAAAAACCTGGAAAATATTAAACCTCCGGTACGATTACAATTCTCTCCTTATTTTTCTGCTTATGTAAATAGAGACGGGCTTACAAAAAATAATACGACACAACTGAACGGAGGAATGGATGTAAAATACGGGATCAATCAGGCGTTCACTTTGGATATGACGTTGATACCGGATTTTGGGCAGGTAGTGACAGATAATCGTATTTTAAATCTTTCTCCTTTTGAACAAAAGTTTTCAGAAAACAGGTCATTTTTTACAGAGGGGACCGAGTTGTTTAATAAAGGGAATCTTTTTTACAGCAGAAGAATTGGTAATTCGTTTCCAATACATTACGGTGACGCATACACTTCTTTGGGGGCAAATGAAAATGTTGTAAAAAATCCGGGACAAAGCAAATTGTTGAATGCAACTAAATTAAGCGGTCGTACACAAAGAGGGCTGGGGATTGGCGTGTTGAATGCACTTACTAATACACAGTTTGCAACCATTGCAGATACAGTTACACAAAACAGGAGAAAATTTGAGACAGATCCATTGACGAATTATAATGTATTTGTTTTAGATCAAACACTTAAACATAATAGCAGCATTTCTTTTGTGAATACTAATACATGGCGTAGCGGCCCGGATTATGACGCCAATGTAAGTTCAGCTCTTTTTAATTTTAATGATAAAACAAATACCTGGAATGTTGGAGGTAATATTAGTATAAGCAATCTTTTTGGTAAAGAGGGTAAGGATATTACAGGGTATGCTCATGGTCTTTATTTTGGTAAAACAAGTGGTAAGTTCAATTTTAATGTATGGCAAGAGTTGAGTAATGATAAATATGATAAAAGTGATCTCGGTTATTTTACTAATAACAATACAATGGATCAGGGTATATGGATGGCATATAACTGGAATAAACCAAAGGGCTGGTACAATTACTTTAAACTAAATTGGGAAGTGTGGTATGGCAGGCTTGTGTCTCCGATCGATCTTTTACGAAGAAGAGAAATGATGTATCAGAATGCAGGAGGGAATATTAATTTCAATGCACAAATAAAAAATCTTTGGACTTTTGGCGCTACACTGGATTTTGGCCTTCCTTACAATGATTTTTATGAGGCAAGATCTCATGGCAGAGTATTCCAAAATAAGGGCAGAGTTGGCCTAAGTGGATGGTGGAGTAGTAATGCAGCAAAAAAACTATCATGGGGAGGTAATTTCTTCACAGGTACGGGTAGTGTATTTCAACGAACAAGTATTAATGGCGGATTGTATGGTAAGATAAGATTCAATAGTAAGTTTTCTGTTGATTATACAGTAAACATAGAGAATTATAATAATCAGCCGGGCTGGGCCTACACTGGCTATACCAATAATTCTGCACTTTTAGATACGGTGATCTTTTCAAGAAGAAAACTGAATATCGTTGAAAATATATTCAATGTTAAATACAGCTTTAATAACAGAATGTGGCTTACATTGAGAGCGAGGCATTATTGGAGTAAGGTTGATCCTCTGCAATTCTATGAATTAGACAAATATGGAATTTTACAAACACCGAGTACGCCATTCACTAAAAATGTTAATCAGAATTATAATTTTTTGAGCATTGATATGGTGTACAACTGGCAGTTTGCTCCGGGCAGTTTCTTCAGTATTGTATGGAAAGATGTTTCAGAAAATTTTTATAATACATTCGAGAAAAATTATTTCCACAATCTGGGTAGAACAATCGGCAGGCCGGGGTATAATAACAACAATGAATTAAATAGCCTTTCCCTGAAAGTTATTTATTTTCTTGATTATCTTTCTTTACAAAAAAATAAGAAAGGGTAGGAGAATTAAACTATTCTCCTGTTTTCTCAGGCCTCATCATCGGGAAGAATAATACATCTTGTATCGAATGCTGATTGGTTAACAACATAGCAATTCTGTCTATCCCAAATCCAATACCACTTGTAGGTGGCATACCATATTCTAATGCACGTAAAAAATCATGATCGATAAACATGGCCTCATCA
It contains:
- a CDS encoding HlyD family secretion protein, encoding MAQNTNETNGNNQKNGAPKKSNKTFIIVLALLVIGGTWFGLTKYQHAKHHEETDDAQIEANISPVIPRVGGYVKEVRVKDNQIVKKGDTLLILDDRDLALKLQQAEAALATAQSNLGAAQATTNASKSNITSAQAGVYTVDAQIEAAKVNVWRTTQDYNRYANLIKDHSITQQQFEQADAAKQTAERQLQILVQQKNQVSQQTNAVASQSNATSSQINVAGAVIKQKEVEVAEAKLNLSYAVVVAQESGLVSKVNVQEGQLVQQGQSLFSIVLSNDVWVVANFKETQFEKMRIGQKVTVHVDAFPSHPFEATLTSFSPATGSRFALLPPDNASGNFVKVVQRLPVKIEFNNHTDSLVKELRPGMNVAVDVHL
- a CDS encoding DHA2 family efflux MFS transporter permease subunit, which produces MQQMESLVEYGGRRVIITITAILCALLEIVDTTIVNVALNDMRGTLGATLTEVGWVITAYAIGNVIIVPMTSWLSVQFGRRNYFAASIILFTVCSFLCGNATGIWELVAFRFLQGVGGGALLVTSQTIITESYPPEKRSMAQAIYGLGVIIGPTLGPPLGGFIVDHASWPYIFYINIPLGVVATLLTLQYVRSPKYGEKSKAADIDWLGIGLLAITVGSLQYVLEKGQDDDWFNSSTILYLAVAAALGLYFFIWRELRFKNPIVELRVLKNGNLRVGTILSFIMGFGLYGSTFIIPLYTQSILGWTAQQAGMLMVPAALTTAVMMPIIGKLLQKGVPQQYLVAAGMIAFSIFTFWGYSILTPDTDSSNFFWMLIVRGVGLGMLFIPITALSLSTLKGQEIGQGAAFTGMMRQLGGSFGVALITTFMSRQNMVHRNALISNLDVNSPAVQQRIQGMQHNFMNKGIPSEQALKSSYTAMDHIVTKQAAVLSYMDVFLYLGILFLICVPFVLVVKGNKKAKIDLSEAMH
- a CDS encoding OsmC family protein — encoded protein: MKRNATAVWNGSGKEGNGHLTTQSTTLNKTQYSFNSRFADGVGTNPEELVAAAHAGCFSMKLSFVLGAAGFTPDVIETKCDITLEEGTITNSHLTVAAKIPGINQEQFEAAVADAKTNCPISKLLNTNITHEAVLG
- a CDS encoding oxidoreductase, with the translated sequence MIAQNKVWFITGVSSGLGRHLAEEVAKSGNIVIGTVRKQEQLAGINDLLKGKTFGYLLDVNDHQQVNETIHAVVNEFGQIDVLVNNAGYGLMGAIEETSMEEARAQMETNFFGALAVTQAVLPVMRKQGSGHIVQISSQAGISANHGLGIYNASKFALEGFSEALYKEVLPLGIKVTLVEPGPFRTEWAGASMKFAEKTIEAYADTAGRLKQYIQSISGNQPGDPIAGAHSIMKIVAAENPPLRLALGKLAVETLRKKADWIKQEVADWEKVSADADYKN
- a CDS encoding SDR family oxidoreductase, which encodes MSFKNKTVLITGASRGIGKAIGLRLAAEGANIVIASKSVEENPKLGGTIFSAAAEMEAAGGKALAVQCDIRFEDQIQQVVDKTKETFGGLDILINNASAINLSNTETVDPKRYDLMYDINVRGTFMVSRACIPLLKKGTNAHILTLSPPINMDMKWFANHLAYTISKYNMSMIALGLAAELKKYAIAANALWPRTTIATAAVQNLLGGEALMKMSRTPDIIADAAYYILSKPSAICTGNTFIDEEVLAKEGITDLGKYSVTPGGQLYTDLFV
- a CDS encoding TetR/AcrR family transcriptional regulator — protein: MEYNEKQLQIIQTAEKLFADKGFDGTSVRDIADEASVNVAMISYYFGSKEKLLEALFTHRAMDSAKKLEDILHNKELSTLEKVNVLIDYYINKFQNQQCFHKIMMSEQVTNKRGVTHELIHHFKKQNQQLVKQLIHEGQKTGEFAKNIDVPMLMAVLVGTVTHMIATQRFYREINNLQDMPDEQFQKLIKKKLSTQLKFIFKATLTHEA
- a CDS encoding TolC family protein, which codes for MKHKLIILSISFLSLQSLSAQETRNITLHEAVDLGLKNSKLLKLNEAKIREAAANVKEAEEHRLPEASVSASYLYLPIKPVINLKGGSDTSGGSGGPNVNQAMYGMLNASLPLYTGGKLKYGIQSAQYLEQAIKLDADNDHDAVVFNIVNACINLFKAHQAISLVKENLEQSQQRVKDFTNLERNGLIPRNDLLKVELQSSNIELTLLDAESNYKVACVNMNIMMGLPEQTILIPDKTGLELPTTIKTIDEYEQDAIQNRKDINAIALRKKAADLGIKIAKSDRYPSIALTAGYVAADIPKFLTVYNAVNVGVGVKYNIASLWKNKTKIQQAEARIKQVEANKDILNDNIRLQINQTYQNYLVSVKKIEVYEKSVLQATENYRITKNKYDNALSTTTELLDADVALLQAKLSVTNAKADSFLAYNRLLQAAGILNDAK
- a CDS encoding aldo/keto reductase, whose amino-acid sequence is MEYRRLGKSGLQVSVLSFGSWVSFSKQINDKVADELMGVAYDNGINFFDNAEVYALGESEKMMGRVLKKKKWDRTSYTVSSKAFWGWRGKENKPNQTGCSRKHLIEACDEALQRLQVDYLDMYFCHRPDKNTPVEETVWAMNHLIQQGKIMYWGTSEWSGVEIMEAHTAAQHYRLIGPTMEQSQYNLFERNKIENEFLQIFKNVGLGTTIWSPLASGLLSGKYNDGIPKNSRFALQGFDWLKDRWVADDKLKKVKKLSELAAKMGVSTAALSIAWCIKNPNVSTAILGATKKQQLLDNLKALDVLPLLTPDVLEKIETIMKTKPVLPEF
- a CDS encoding arsenate reductase, whose product is MSQIIIYGIPNCDTIKKTLDWFKQHNVEYKFHDYKKSGITKEKLKQWCKQVGWETILNKKSSTWRGLTPGEQAKITTQAAAIELIAANTSIIKRPVIENNTQISIVGFDVIKYNELFL
- a CDS encoding DUF5916 domain-containing protein, with amino-acid sequence MLTKIYTLLFCAILTAGVYGQTVKRELKITRIVNSIKIDAELDETDWSNAQIATHFIELRPTPFRQEDSANATKIYLLYKNDGIYIGGYCHERNKDSIAAELSGRDGFGNNDFVGVIFDTYYDRLNGFEYFITPLGEQWDAKMSSGGNEDFSWNAVWKSAAKLQKDGWSFEMFLPYSAIRFGKKQQQDWGFNVVRRRQKSGQQLFWQPIDPTVNGFLSQEGLLKNLENIKPPVRLQFSPYFSAYVNRDGLTKNNTTQLNGGMDVKYGINQAFTLDMTLIPDFGQVVTDNRILNLSPFEQKFSENRSFFTEGTELFNKGNLFYSRRIGNSFPIHYGDAYTSLGANENVVKNPGQSKLLNATKLSGRTQRGLGIGVLNALTNTQFATIADTVTQNRRKFETDPLTNYNVFVLDQTLKHNSSISFVNTNTWRSGPDYDANVSSALFNFNDKTNTWNVGGNISISNLFGKEGKDITGYAHGLYFGKTSGKFNFNVWQELSNDKYDKSDLGYFTNNNTMDQGIWMAYNWNKPKGWYNYFKLNWEVWYGRLVSPIDLLRRREMMYQNAGGNINFNAQIKNLWTFGATLDFGLPYNDFYEARSHGRVFQNKGRVGLSGWWSSNAAKKLSWGGNFFTGTGSVFQRTSINGGLYGKIRFNSKFSVDYTVNIENYNNQPGWAYTGYTNNSALLDTVIFSRRKLNIVENIFNVKYSFNNRMWLTLRARHYWSKVDPLQFYELDKYGILQTPSTPFTKNVNQNYNFLSIDMVYNWQFAPGSFFSIVWKDVSENFYNTFEKNYFHNLGRTIGRPGYNNNNELNSLSLKVIYFLDYLSLQKNKKG